One window of the Felis catus isolate Fca126 chromosome E3, F.catus_Fca126_mat1.0, whole genome shotgun sequence genome contains the following:
- the MLXIPL gene encoding carbohydrate-responsive element-binding protein isoform X8: protein MAAEGRGYVNEASLATLAAPAAPRSPGEAAATKAMARALAGLAAGLSCPRVVPSQDSDSDTDSEDPSNRRSAGGLLRSQVIHSGHFMVSSPHSDSLTRRRDQEGPMGPADFGPRSIDPTLTRLFECMSLAYSGKLVSPKWKNFKGLKLLCRDKIRLNNAIWRAWYIQYVERRKSPVCGFVTPLQGPEADEHRKPEAVVLEGNYWKRRIEVVMREYHKWRIYYKKRLRKCSREGDLLTPKQAEGGWQPPERWCEQLFSSVVPVLLGGPEEEPGGRQLLDLDCFLSDISDTLFTMTQPSSTPLQLRPEDAYVGNADMIQPDLTPLQPSLDDFMEISDFFTSYRPPQTPTPSHFPEPPSFGTMADPFFGSSILGSEVPPASSGMTHLSGNNRLQARSSCPGTLDSSAFLNSDFLLPEDPKPKLPPPPAPPPLFQYPALPKGPGLEPCPPPAFPPMAPPPALLQEEPLFSPRFPFSTVPPAPGVSPLPAPTAFPPTPQPGPGPAPAPFPIDLLPSGYLEPQFGPHFTVPQGMRSRGKPPAPSPRGEKPSPPTLAPATANPTTPVGGNNPCLTQLLTAAKPEQALEPPLVSSTLLRPSGSPETAPEFPCTFLPPTPAPTPPRPPPGPTTLAPPRPLIVPKAERLSPPAHSGGERRLSGELNSIPGPGTLSVCVSPPQPILSRGRPDNNKTENRRITHISAEQKRRFNIKLGFDTLHGLVSTLSAQPSLKWAPEWGHLQHLSHTGDACR, encoded by the exons ATGGCTGCGGAGGGGCGGGGTTATGTTAATGAGGCCAGTCTGGCCACACTGGCCGCGCCAGCTGCTCCACGGAGCCCGGGCGAGGCGGCGGCAACGAAAGCCATGGCCCGGGCGTTGGCGGGTCTGGCCGCCGGCTTGTCCTGCCCGCGGGTCGTCCCCAGCCAAGACTCGGACTCAGACACAGATTCGGAGGACCCGAGTAACCGGCGCAGCGCGGGCGGGCTGCTCCGCTCGCAGGTCATCCACAGCGGTCACTTCATGGTGTCGTCGCCGCACAGCGACTCGCTGACCCGGCGGCGCGACCAGGAGGGGCCCATGGGGCCCGCCGACTTCGGGCCGCGCAGCATCGACCCCACACTCACCCGCCTCTTCGAGTGCATGAGCCTGGCCTACAG TGGCAAGCTGGTGTCTCCCAAGTGGAAGAACTTCAAAGGCCTCAAGCTGCTCTGCCGGGACAAGATCCGTCTCAACAACGCCATCTGGAGGGCCTGGTATATCCAGT ATGTGGAGCGGAGGAAGAGCCCCGTGTGTGGCTTCGTGACCCCCCTGCAGGGGCCTGAGGCTGATGAGCACCGAAAACCAGAG GCCGTGGTCCTAGAGGGCAATTACTGGAAGCGGCGCATCGAGGTGGTGATGCGCGAGTACCACAAGTGGCGCATCTACTACAAGAAGCGG CTCCGTAAGTGCAGCAGGGAAGGGGATCTCCTGACCCCAAAGCAG GCGGAAGGGGGTTGGCAACCACCGGAGCGATGGTGCGAGCAGCTCTTCTCCAGTGTGGTGCCCGTGCTGCTCGGGGGCCCAGAGGAGGAGCCTGGCGGGCGGCAGCTTCTGGACCTGGACTGCTTTTTGTCCGACATCTCCGACACGCTCTTCACCATGACTCAGCCCAGCTCCACGCCCCTGCAGCTGCGCCCTGAGGACG CTTATGTGGGCAATGCTGACATGATCCAGCCGGACCTGacacccctgcagcccagcctggATGACTTCATGGAGATCTCAG ATTTCTTCACCAGCTACCGCCCCCCACAGACACCCACGCCCTCACACTTCCCGGAGCCCCCCAGTTTTGGCACCATGGCTGACCCTTTCTTCGGCAGTTCGATCCTGGGCTCAGAGGTGCCCCCTGCCTCGTCAGGCATGACCCACCTCTCAGGGAATAACCGCCTGCAG GCTCGGAGCAGCTGCCCTGGCACCCTGGACTCCAGTGCCTTCCTGAACTCTGATTTCCTCCTTCCTGAAGACCCCAAGCCCAAGCTCCCACCCCcgccagcacccccacccctcttccaATACCCTGCCCTTCCCAAGGGGCCTGGTCTAGAGCCCTGTCCCCCACCCGCCTTCCCTCCCATGGCTCCTCCCCCTGCTTTGCTGCAGGAAGAGCCTCTCTTCTCTCCTAGATTCCCCTTCTCTactgtccctcctgccccaggagtGTCCCCACTGCCAGCTCCCACTGCCTTCCCACCTACCCCCCAGCCTGGTCCAGGCCCGgcccctgctcccttccccaTAGACCTTCTACCCTCAGGGTATCTGGAGCCCCAATTTGGGCCTCACTTCACAGTGCCCCAAGGCATGAGGTCCAGAGGCAagccccccgccccatcccctaGAGGGGAGAAGCCCAGCCCCCCAACATTGGCCCCTGCCACCGCCAACCCCACTACCCCAGTGGGGGGCAACAACCCCTGCCTCACACAGCTGCTCACAGCAG CCAAGCCCGAGCAAGCCCTGGAACCACCACTCGTATCCAGCACCCTCCTCCGGCCCTCAGGGTCCCCG GAGACGGCCCCTGAATTCCCCTGCACCTTCCTACCCCCGACCCCGGCCCCCACACCACCCCGGCCCCCTCCAGGCCCAACCACACTGGCACCTCCCAGGCCCCTGATTGTCCCCAAAGCGGAGCGGCTCTCGCCCCCAGCACACAGCG GTGGTGAGCGGAGGCTGTCTGGGGAACTCAACTCCATTCCAGGCCCGGGGACCCTGAGTGTCTGCGTCTCTCCCCCTCAACCCATCCTAAGCCGGGGTCGTCCAGACAACAACAAG ACTGAGAACCGGCGCATCACACACATCTCTGCAGAACAGAAGAGGCGCTTCAATATCAAGCTGGGGTTTGACACCCTGCACGGGCTGGTGAGCACACTCAGCGCCCAGCCCAGCCTCAAG TGGGCCCCTGAGTGGGGCCACCTCCAGCACCTGAGCCACACTGGGGATGCCTGCAGGTGA
- the MLXIPL gene encoding carbohydrate-responsive element-binding protein isoform X7, producing MAAEGRGYVNEASLATLAAPAAPRSPGEAAATKAMARALAGLAAGLSCPRVVPSQDSDSDTDSEDPSNRRSAGGLLRSQVIHSGHFMVSSPHSDSLTRRRDQEGPMGPADFGPRSIDPTLTRLFECMSLAYSGKLVSPKWKNFKGLKLLCRDKIRLNNAIWRAWYIQYVERRKSPVCGFVTPLQGPEADEHRKPEAVVLEGNYWKRRIEVVMREYHKWRIYYKKRLRKCSREGDLLTPKQAEGGWQPPERWCEQLFSSVVPVLLGGPEEEPGGRQLLDLDCFLSDISDTLFTMTQPSSTPLQLRPEDAYVGNADMIQPDLTPLQPSLDDFMEISDFFTSYRPPQTPTPSHFPEPPSFGTMADPFFGSSILGSEVPPASSGMTHLSGNNRLQARSSCPGTLDSSAFLNSDFLLPEDPKPKLPPPPAPPPLFQYPALPKGPGLEPCPPPAFPPMAPPPALLQEEPLFSPRFPFSTVPPAPGVSPLPAPTAFPPTPQPGPGPAPAPFPIDLLPSGYLEPQFGPHFTVPQGMRSRGKPPAPSPRGEKPSPPTLAPATANPTTPVGGNNPCLTQLLTAAKPEQALEPPLVSSTLLRPSGSPETAPEFPCTFLPPTPAPTPPRPPPGPTTLAPPRPLIVPKAERLSPPAHSGGERRLSGELNSIPGPGTLSVCVSPPQPILSRGRPDNNKVAPFPHPKICLLPPGPSMLLPRLTPLSASPRLRTGASHTSLQNRRGASISSWGLTPCTGW from the exons ATGGCTGCGGAGGGGCGGGGTTATGTTAATGAGGCCAGTCTGGCCACACTGGCCGCGCCAGCTGCTCCACGGAGCCCGGGCGAGGCGGCGGCAACGAAAGCCATGGCCCGGGCGTTGGCGGGTCTGGCCGCCGGCTTGTCCTGCCCGCGGGTCGTCCCCAGCCAAGACTCGGACTCAGACACAGATTCGGAGGACCCGAGTAACCGGCGCAGCGCGGGCGGGCTGCTCCGCTCGCAGGTCATCCACAGCGGTCACTTCATGGTGTCGTCGCCGCACAGCGACTCGCTGACCCGGCGGCGCGACCAGGAGGGGCCCATGGGGCCCGCCGACTTCGGGCCGCGCAGCATCGACCCCACACTCACCCGCCTCTTCGAGTGCATGAGCCTGGCCTACAG TGGCAAGCTGGTGTCTCCCAAGTGGAAGAACTTCAAAGGCCTCAAGCTGCTCTGCCGGGACAAGATCCGTCTCAACAACGCCATCTGGAGGGCCTGGTATATCCAGT ATGTGGAGCGGAGGAAGAGCCCCGTGTGTGGCTTCGTGACCCCCCTGCAGGGGCCTGAGGCTGATGAGCACCGAAAACCAGAG GCCGTGGTCCTAGAGGGCAATTACTGGAAGCGGCGCATCGAGGTGGTGATGCGCGAGTACCACAAGTGGCGCATCTACTACAAGAAGCGG CTCCGTAAGTGCAGCAGGGAAGGGGATCTCCTGACCCCAAAGCAG GCGGAAGGGGGTTGGCAACCACCGGAGCGATGGTGCGAGCAGCTCTTCTCCAGTGTGGTGCCCGTGCTGCTCGGGGGCCCAGAGGAGGAGCCTGGCGGGCGGCAGCTTCTGGACCTGGACTGCTTTTTGTCCGACATCTCCGACACGCTCTTCACCATGACTCAGCCCAGCTCCACGCCCCTGCAGCTGCGCCCTGAGGACG CTTATGTGGGCAATGCTGACATGATCCAGCCGGACCTGacacccctgcagcccagcctggATGACTTCATGGAGATCTCAG ATTTCTTCACCAGCTACCGCCCCCCACAGACACCCACGCCCTCACACTTCCCGGAGCCCCCCAGTTTTGGCACCATGGCTGACCCTTTCTTCGGCAGTTCGATCCTGGGCTCAGAGGTGCCCCCTGCCTCGTCAGGCATGACCCACCTCTCAGGGAATAACCGCCTGCAG GCTCGGAGCAGCTGCCCTGGCACCCTGGACTCCAGTGCCTTCCTGAACTCTGATTTCCTCCTTCCTGAAGACCCCAAGCCCAAGCTCCCACCCCcgccagcacccccacccctcttccaATACCCTGCCCTTCCCAAGGGGCCTGGTCTAGAGCCCTGTCCCCCACCCGCCTTCCCTCCCATGGCTCCTCCCCCTGCTTTGCTGCAGGAAGAGCCTCTCTTCTCTCCTAGATTCCCCTTCTCTactgtccctcctgccccaggagtGTCCCCACTGCCAGCTCCCACTGCCTTCCCACCTACCCCCCAGCCTGGTCCAGGCCCGgcccctgctcccttccccaTAGACCTTCTACCCTCAGGGTATCTGGAGCCCCAATTTGGGCCTCACTTCACAGTGCCCCAAGGCATGAGGTCCAGAGGCAagccccccgccccatcccctaGAGGGGAGAAGCCCAGCCCCCCAACATTGGCCCCTGCCACCGCCAACCCCACTACCCCAGTGGGGGGCAACAACCCCTGCCTCACACAGCTGCTCACAGCAG CCAAGCCCGAGCAAGCCCTGGAACCACCACTCGTATCCAGCACCCTCCTCCGGCCCTCAGGGTCCCCG GAGACGGCCCCTGAATTCCCCTGCACCTTCCTACCCCCGACCCCGGCCCCCACACCACCCCGGCCCCCTCCAGGCCCAACCACACTGGCACCTCCCAGGCCCCTGATTGTCCCCAAAGCGGAGCGGCTCTCGCCCCCAGCACACAGCG GTGGTGAGCGGAGGCTGTCTGGGGAACTCAACTCCATTCCAGGCCCGGGGACCCTGAGTGTCTGCGTCTCTCCCCCTCAACCCATCCTAAGCCGGGGTCGTCCAGACAACAACAAGGTGGCACCATTCCCTCACCCCAAGATCTGTTTGCTACCCCCAGGCCCTTCCATGCTCCTTCCTAGGCTCACCCCCCTGTCTGCCTCCCCAAGACTGAGAACCGGCGCATCACACACATCTCTGCAGAACAGAAGAGGCGCTTCAATATCAAGCTGGGGTTTGACACCCTGCACGGGCTGGTGA
- the MLXIPL gene encoding carbohydrate-responsive element-binding protein isoform X3, producing the protein MAAEGRGYVNEASLATLAAPAAPRSPGEAAATKAMARALAGLAAGLSCPRVVPSQDSDSDTDSEDPSNRRSAGGLLRSQVIHSGHFMVSSPHSDSLTRRRDQEGPMGPADFGPRSIDPTLTRLFECMSLAYSGKLVSPKWKNFKGLKLLCRDKIRLNNAIWRAWYIQYVERRKSPVCGFVTPLQGPEADEHRKPEAVVLEGNYWKRRIEVVMREYHKWRIYYKKRAEGGWQPPERWCEQLFSSVVPVLLGGPEEEPGGRQLLDLDCFLSDISDTLFTMTQPSSTPLQLRPEDAYVGNADMIQPDLTPLQPSLDDFMEISDFFTSYRPPQTPTPSHFPEPPSFGTMADPFFGSSILGSEVPPASSGMTHLSGNNRLQARSSCPGTLDSSAFLNSDFLLPEDPKPKLPPPPAPPPLFQYPALPKGPGLEPCPPPAFPPMAPPPALLQEEPLFSPRFPFSTVPPAPGVSPLPAPTAFPPTPQPGPGPAPAPFPIDLLPSGYLEPQFGPHFTVPQGMRSRGKPPAPSPRGEKPSPPTLAPATANPTTPVGGNNPCLTQLLTAAKPEQALEPPLVSSTLLRPSGSPETAPEFPCTFLPPTPAPTPPRPPPGPTTLAPPRPLIVPKAERLSPPAHSGGERRLSGELNSIPGPGTLSVCVSPPQPILSRGRPDNNKTENRRITHISAEQKRRFNIKLGFDTLHGLVSTLSAQPSLKVSKATTLQKTAEYITMLQQERAAMQEEAQQLRDQIEELNAAINLCQQQLPATGVPITHQRFDQMRDMFNDYVRTRTLHNWKFWVFSILIRPLFESFNGMVSTASLQSLRQTSLAWLDQYCSLPALRPTVLNSLRQLSTSTSILTDPGCIPEQATRAVTEGTLGKPL; encoded by the exons ATGGCTGCGGAGGGGCGGGGTTATGTTAATGAGGCCAGTCTGGCCACACTGGCCGCGCCAGCTGCTCCACGGAGCCCGGGCGAGGCGGCGGCAACGAAAGCCATGGCCCGGGCGTTGGCGGGTCTGGCCGCCGGCTTGTCCTGCCCGCGGGTCGTCCCCAGCCAAGACTCGGACTCAGACACAGATTCGGAGGACCCGAGTAACCGGCGCAGCGCGGGCGGGCTGCTCCGCTCGCAGGTCATCCACAGCGGTCACTTCATGGTGTCGTCGCCGCACAGCGACTCGCTGACCCGGCGGCGCGACCAGGAGGGGCCCATGGGGCCCGCCGACTTCGGGCCGCGCAGCATCGACCCCACACTCACCCGCCTCTTCGAGTGCATGAGCCTGGCCTACAG TGGCAAGCTGGTGTCTCCCAAGTGGAAGAACTTCAAAGGCCTCAAGCTGCTCTGCCGGGACAAGATCCGTCTCAACAACGCCATCTGGAGGGCCTGGTATATCCAGT ATGTGGAGCGGAGGAAGAGCCCCGTGTGTGGCTTCGTGACCCCCCTGCAGGGGCCTGAGGCTGATGAGCACCGAAAACCAGAG GCCGTGGTCCTAGAGGGCAATTACTGGAAGCGGCGCATCGAGGTGGTGATGCGCGAGTACCACAAGTGGCGCATCTACTACAAGAAGCGG GCGGAAGGGGGTTGGCAACCACCGGAGCGATGGTGCGAGCAGCTCTTCTCCAGTGTGGTGCCCGTGCTGCTCGGGGGCCCAGAGGAGGAGCCTGGCGGGCGGCAGCTTCTGGACCTGGACTGCTTTTTGTCCGACATCTCCGACACGCTCTTCACCATGACTCAGCCCAGCTCCACGCCCCTGCAGCTGCGCCCTGAGGACG CTTATGTGGGCAATGCTGACATGATCCAGCCGGACCTGacacccctgcagcccagcctggATGACTTCATGGAGATCTCAG ATTTCTTCACCAGCTACCGCCCCCCACAGACACCCACGCCCTCACACTTCCCGGAGCCCCCCAGTTTTGGCACCATGGCTGACCCTTTCTTCGGCAGTTCGATCCTGGGCTCAGAGGTGCCCCCTGCCTCGTCAGGCATGACCCACCTCTCAGGGAATAACCGCCTGCAG GCTCGGAGCAGCTGCCCTGGCACCCTGGACTCCAGTGCCTTCCTGAACTCTGATTTCCTCCTTCCTGAAGACCCCAAGCCCAAGCTCCCACCCCcgccagcacccccacccctcttccaATACCCTGCCCTTCCCAAGGGGCCTGGTCTAGAGCCCTGTCCCCCACCCGCCTTCCCTCCCATGGCTCCTCCCCCTGCTTTGCTGCAGGAAGAGCCTCTCTTCTCTCCTAGATTCCCCTTCTCTactgtccctcctgccccaggagtGTCCCCACTGCCAGCTCCCACTGCCTTCCCACCTACCCCCCAGCCTGGTCCAGGCCCGgcccctgctcccttccccaTAGACCTTCTACCCTCAGGGTATCTGGAGCCCCAATTTGGGCCTCACTTCACAGTGCCCCAAGGCATGAGGTCCAGAGGCAagccccccgccccatcccctaGAGGGGAGAAGCCCAGCCCCCCAACATTGGCCCCTGCCACCGCCAACCCCACTACCCCAGTGGGGGGCAACAACCCCTGCCTCACACAGCTGCTCACAGCAG CCAAGCCCGAGCAAGCCCTGGAACCACCACTCGTATCCAGCACCCTCCTCCGGCCCTCAGGGTCCCCG GAGACGGCCCCTGAATTCCCCTGCACCTTCCTACCCCCGACCCCGGCCCCCACACCACCCCGGCCCCCTCCAGGCCCAACCACACTGGCACCTCCCAGGCCCCTGATTGTCCCCAAAGCGGAGCGGCTCTCGCCCCCAGCACACAGCG GTGGTGAGCGGAGGCTGTCTGGGGAACTCAACTCCATTCCAGGCCCGGGGACCCTGAGTGTCTGCGTCTCTCCCCCTCAACCCATCCTAAGCCGGGGTCGTCCAGACAACAACAAG ACTGAGAACCGGCGCATCACACACATCTCTGCAGAACAGAAGAGGCGCTTCAATATCAAGCTGGGGTTTGACACCCTGCACGGGCTGGTGAGCACACTCAGCGCCCAGCCCAGCCTCAAG GTGAGCAAAGCAACCACACTGCAGAAGACGGCCGAGTACATCACCATGCTGCAGCAGGAGCGGGCGGCCATGCAGGAGGAGGCCCAGCAGCTACGGGACCAGATCGAGGAGCTCAACGCTGCCATTAA CCTGTGCCAGCAGCAGCTGCCTGCTACCGGGGTGCCCATCACGCACCAGCGTTTCGACCAGATGCGAGACATGTTCAACGACTATGTCCGCACCCGGACACTGCACAACTGGAAGTTCTGGGTG TTCAGCATCCTCATTCGGCCTCTGTTCGAGTCCTTCAATGGGATGGTGTCCACAGCAAGCTTGCAGAGCCTCCGTCAGACCTCACTGGCTTGGCTGGACCAGTACTGCTCCCTGCCTGCTCTCCGGCCAA CTGTCTTGAACTCTCTCCGCCAGCTGAGCACATCTACCAGTATCCTCACAGATCCAGGCTGTATACCTGAGCAAGCCACACGGGCAGTCACAGAGGGCACCCTTGGCAAACCTTTATAG
- the MLXIPL gene encoding carbohydrate-responsive element-binding protein isoform X1: protein MAAEGRGYVNEASLATLAAPAAPRSPGEAAATKAMARALAGLAAGLSCPRVVPSQDSDSDTDSEDPSNRRSAGGLLRSQVIHSGHFMVSSPHSDSLTRRRDQEGPMGPADFGPRSIDPTLTRLFECMSLAYSGKLVSPKWKNFKGLKLLCRDKIRLNNAIWRAWYIQYVERRKSPVCGFVTPLQGPEADEHRKPEAVVLEGNYWKRRIEVVMREYHKWRIYYKKRLRKCSREGDLLTPKQAEGGWQPPERWCEQLFSSVVPVLLGGPEEEPGGRQLLDLDCFLSDISDTLFTMTQPSSTPLQLRPEDAYVGNADMIQPDLTPLQPSLDDFMEISDFFTSYRPPQTPTPSHFPEPPSFGTMADPFFGSSILGSEVPPASSGMTHLSGNNRLQARSSCPGTLDSSAFLNSDFLLPEDPKPKLPPPPAPPPLFQYPALPKGPGLEPCPPPAFPPMAPPPALLQEEPLFSPRFPFSTVPPAPGVSPLPAPTAFPPTPQPGPGPAPAPFPIDLLPSGYLEPQFGPHFTVPQGMRSRGKPPAPSPRGEKPSPPTLAPATANPTTPVGGNNPCLTQLLTAAKPEQALEPPLVSSTLLRPSGSPETAPEFPCTFLPPTPAPTPPRPPPGPTTLAPPRPLIVPKAERLSPPAHSGGERRLSGELNSIPGPGTLSVCVSPPQPILSRGRPDNNKTENRRITHISAEQKRRFNIKLGFDTLHGLVSTLSAQPSLKVSKATTLQKTAEYITMLQQERAAMQEEAQQLRDQIEELNAAINLCQQQLPATGVPITHQRFDQMRDMFNDYVRTRTLHNWKFWVFSILIRPLFESFNGMVSTASLQSLRQTSLAWLDQYCSLPALRPTVLNSLRQLSTSTSILTDPGCIPEQATRAVTEGTLGKPL from the exons ATGGCTGCGGAGGGGCGGGGTTATGTTAATGAGGCCAGTCTGGCCACACTGGCCGCGCCAGCTGCTCCACGGAGCCCGGGCGAGGCGGCGGCAACGAAAGCCATGGCCCGGGCGTTGGCGGGTCTGGCCGCCGGCTTGTCCTGCCCGCGGGTCGTCCCCAGCCAAGACTCGGACTCAGACACAGATTCGGAGGACCCGAGTAACCGGCGCAGCGCGGGCGGGCTGCTCCGCTCGCAGGTCATCCACAGCGGTCACTTCATGGTGTCGTCGCCGCACAGCGACTCGCTGACCCGGCGGCGCGACCAGGAGGGGCCCATGGGGCCCGCCGACTTCGGGCCGCGCAGCATCGACCCCACACTCACCCGCCTCTTCGAGTGCATGAGCCTGGCCTACAG TGGCAAGCTGGTGTCTCCCAAGTGGAAGAACTTCAAAGGCCTCAAGCTGCTCTGCCGGGACAAGATCCGTCTCAACAACGCCATCTGGAGGGCCTGGTATATCCAGT ATGTGGAGCGGAGGAAGAGCCCCGTGTGTGGCTTCGTGACCCCCCTGCAGGGGCCTGAGGCTGATGAGCACCGAAAACCAGAG GCCGTGGTCCTAGAGGGCAATTACTGGAAGCGGCGCATCGAGGTGGTGATGCGCGAGTACCACAAGTGGCGCATCTACTACAAGAAGCGG CTCCGTAAGTGCAGCAGGGAAGGGGATCTCCTGACCCCAAAGCAG GCGGAAGGGGGTTGGCAACCACCGGAGCGATGGTGCGAGCAGCTCTTCTCCAGTGTGGTGCCCGTGCTGCTCGGGGGCCCAGAGGAGGAGCCTGGCGGGCGGCAGCTTCTGGACCTGGACTGCTTTTTGTCCGACATCTCCGACACGCTCTTCACCATGACTCAGCCCAGCTCCACGCCCCTGCAGCTGCGCCCTGAGGACG CTTATGTGGGCAATGCTGACATGATCCAGCCGGACCTGacacccctgcagcccagcctggATGACTTCATGGAGATCTCAG ATTTCTTCACCAGCTACCGCCCCCCACAGACACCCACGCCCTCACACTTCCCGGAGCCCCCCAGTTTTGGCACCATGGCTGACCCTTTCTTCGGCAGTTCGATCCTGGGCTCAGAGGTGCCCCCTGCCTCGTCAGGCATGACCCACCTCTCAGGGAATAACCGCCTGCAG GCTCGGAGCAGCTGCCCTGGCACCCTGGACTCCAGTGCCTTCCTGAACTCTGATTTCCTCCTTCCTGAAGACCCCAAGCCCAAGCTCCCACCCCcgccagcacccccacccctcttccaATACCCTGCCCTTCCCAAGGGGCCTGGTCTAGAGCCCTGTCCCCCACCCGCCTTCCCTCCCATGGCTCCTCCCCCTGCTTTGCTGCAGGAAGAGCCTCTCTTCTCTCCTAGATTCCCCTTCTCTactgtccctcctgccccaggagtGTCCCCACTGCCAGCTCCCACTGCCTTCCCACCTACCCCCCAGCCTGGTCCAGGCCCGgcccctgctcccttccccaTAGACCTTCTACCCTCAGGGTATCTGGAGCCCCAATTTGGGCCTCACTTCACAGTGCCCCAAGGCATGAGGTCCAGAGGCAagccccccgccccatcccctaGAGGGGAGAAGCCCAGCCCCCCAACATTGGCCCCTGCCACCGCCAACCCCACTACCCCAGTGGGGGGCAACAACCCCTGCCTCACACAGCTGCTCACAGCAG CCAAGCCCGAGCAAGCCCTGGAACCACCACTCGTATCCAGCACCCTCCTCCGGCCCTCAGGGTCCCCG GAGACGGCCCCTGAATTCCCCTGCACCTTCCTACCCCCGACCCCGGCCCCCACACCACCCCGGCCCCCTCCAGGCCCAACCACACTGGCACCTCCCAGGCCCCTGATTGTCCCCAAAGCGGAGCGGCTCTCGCCCCCAGCACACAGCG GTGGTGAGCGGAGGCTGTCTGGGGAACTCAACTCCATTCCAGGCCCGGGGACCCTGAGTGTCTGCGTCTCTCCCCCTCAACCCATCCTAAGCCGGGGTCGTCCAGACAACAACAAG ACTGAGAACCGGCGCATCACACACATCTCTGCAGAACAGAAGAGGCGCTTCAATATCAAGCTGGGGTTTGACACCCTGCACGGGCTGGTGAGCACACTCAGCGCCCAGCCCAGCCTCAAG GTGAGCAAAGCAACCACACTGCAGAAGACGGCCGAGTACATCACCATGCTGCAGCAGGAGCGGGCGGCCATGCAGGAGGAGGCCCAGCAGCTACGGGACCAGATCGAGGAGCTCAACGCTGCCATTAA CCTGTGCCAGCAGCAGCTGCCTGCTACCGGGGTGCCCATCACGCACCAGCGTTTCGACCAGATGCGAGACATGTTCAACGACTATGTCCGCACCCGGACACTGCACAACTGGAAGTTCTGGGTG TTCAGCATCCTCATTCGGCCTCTGTTCGAGTCCTTCAATGGGATGGTGTCCACAGCAAGCTTGCAGAGCCTCCGTCAGACCTCACTGGCTTGGCTGGACCAGTACTGCTCCCTGCCTGCTCTCCGGCCAA CTGTCTTGAACTCTCTCCGCCAGCTGAGCACATCTACCAGTATCCTCACAGATCCAGGCTGTATACCTGAGCAAGCCACACGGGCAGTCACAGAGGGCACCCTTGGCAAACCTTTATAG